A DNA window from Massilia putida contains the following coding sequences:
- a CDS encoding FKBP-type peptidyl-prolyl cis-trans isomerase yields the protein MKLSFPLAAAFAAILSLSACGGGAGDSSGTPAVVNNPAALTRTDIAIGTGAEAVSGVRVQVSYTGWLYSAVATDFKGAKFDASQPGKPFTFVVGATGSSESAIPGFSQGVQGMKVGGKRTILIPSSLAYGAAGVQGVVPGNTGLVFEVELVKVCGSAAC from the coding sequence ATGAAACTGTCCTTCCCGCTGGCCGCCGCTTTCGCCGCCATCCTCAGCTTGTCCGCATGCGGCGGCGGGGCCGGCGATTCCAGCGGCACACCCGCCGTCGTCAACAACCCCGCCGCGCTGACCAGGACCGATATCGCGATCGGCACCGGTGCCGAAGCCGTGAGCGGCGTGCGCGTCCAAGTCAGTTACACGGGCTGGCTGTACAGCGCCGTCGCCACCGACTTCAAGGGCGCCAAGTTCGACGCGTCGCAGCCCGGCAAGCCGTTCACGTTCGTCGTCGGCGCCACGGGCTCGAGCGAATCCGCCATCCCCGGCTTCAGCCAGGGCGTGCAGGGCATGAAGGTCGGCGGCAAGCGCACGATCCTGATTCCGAGCAGCCTGGCCTACGGCGCGGCGGGCGTGCAGGGCGTCGTCCCGGGCAATACGGGCCTCGTGTTCGAAGTCGAACTGGTGAAGGTCTGCGGCAGCGCGGCGTGCTGA
- a CDS encoding ABC transporter permease yields the protein MNLRDFRIGWRLLVKEPAYSTVVVLGLAIGIAVCFLLLGYVRHSFSYDEHVPERERVVQLQERWNLALLGNGWGSTASLPARDAALASGQPVLASAFLDRGINARVGDRVVAFGVALVDPDFEKIFAPRVLAGDLHAALTRPEALALTADTALKVFGRIDAVGRTLQGDRQTYVVAAVVADPPAATTMPYEALAGTNSAILPADQRAFAAGAWGFSPGRVYLKLLPGADAGAVLDALRRGQRASPLVQRDYAQQVAALGGRDLIDYRLQPIADVYLAPDLNDILAPHGNRQGVIGLGAIAVLVLLLAATNYVNLATVRTLARQREIAVRKVLGASAQAVARQFLAESVLVCLLATVLGLLLAWLLLPVFADLVQRRLDGMFDPVPLATTLALGGLLGLAAGAYPTWSALRVRATAALAGRGAGETARGLWIRRALTALQFGVAMGLTATTLAVAWQTRYASTLDPGFDTAPLLMFPAANNMRDARTRAFRDAVARLPGVAGVAVSHLPFSVGHNIVTLRRAGGTATDINLYAVGPEFFDVYGVKPVAGRLYSPALDKFGDEDRVVINAAAARQLGFPSPRSAVGQMLTNTAGSDKPKQIVGVAPDLRQRSARDGQQPSVFFLNDRVGGFTVRCSGDVDTVRRAILALWPRYFPNEDLDVVRMSSLISDIFYADDLRLARLLAAASAIATAIAAFGIYVLAAYSVRRREKEIVLRKLYGAGGAAIAQLVAREFAALVGAGGLLGLPFAWLAIQRWLGAFAERAPIGAWTLAAAVLVAGAVALVSTLRHGLAAVRIRPAAALRE from the coding sequence ATGAACCTGCGCGATTTCCGCATCGGCTGGCGCCTGCTCGTCAAGGAGCCGGCCTATTCCACGGTGGTGGTGCTCGGCCTGGCCATCGGCATCGCCGTGTGCTTCCTGCTGCTCGGCTATGTGCGCCACTCGTTTTCCTACGACGAGCACGTGCCCGAGCGCGAGCGCGTGGTCCAGTTGCAGGAACGATGGAACCTGGCGCTGCTCGGCAACGGCTGGGGCAGCACCGCCAGCCTGCCCGCACGCGACGCAGCGCTGGCGAGCGGCCAGCCGGTGCTCGCCAGCGCCTTCCTCGACCGCGGCATCAATGCCCGCGTGGGCGACCGCGTCGTCGCCTTCGGCGTCGCGCTGGTCGATCCCGACTTCGAGAAGATCTTCGCGCCGCGCGTCCTGGCGGGCGACCTGCACGCCGCCCTCACGCGGCCGGAGGCGCTGGCACTGACGGCAGACACCGCCCTGAAGGTGTTCGGACGCATCGACGCGGTCGGCCGCACGCTGCAAGGCGACCGCCAGACGTATGTGGTGGCGGCCGTCGTGGCCGACCCGCCCGCCGCGACCACGATGCCGTACGAAGCGCTGGCTGGCACGAACAGCGCGATCCTGCCCGCCGACCAGCGAGCCTTCGCCGCCGGCGCCTGGGGCTTTTCGCCCGGCCGGGTCTACCTCAAGCTGCTGCCCGGCGCCGACGCCGGCGCCGTGCTGGACGCGTTGCGGCGCGGCCAGCGCGCGTCGCCGCTCGTGCAGCGCGACTATGCCCAGCAGGTCGCGGCACTGGGCGGGCGCGACCTGATCGACTACCGCCTGCAGCCGATCGCCGACGTGTACCTCGCGCCCGACCTGAACGACATCCTCGCGCCGCACGGCAACCGCCAGGGCGTGATCGGGCTGGGCGCCATCGCCGTGCTGGTGTTGCTGCTGGCCGCGACCAACTATGTCAACCTGGCCACCGTACGCACGCTGGCGCGCCAGCGCGAGATCGCCGTACGCAAGGTGCTGGGCGCGTCGGCGCAGGCCGTGGCGCGCCAGTTCCTGGCCGAGTCGGTGCTGGTCTGCCTGCTCGCGACCGTCCTCGGGCTGCTGCTGGCGTGGCTGCTGCTGCCGGTCTTTGCCGACCTCGTGCAGCGCAGGCTGGACGGCATGTTCGATCCCGTCCCGCTGGCGACGACGCTGGCGCTGGGCGGGTTGCTCGGCCTGGCTGCCGGCGCTTATCCGACCTGGTCGGCGTTGCGCGTGCGCGCCACCGCCGCCCTGGCCGGACGCGGCGCCGGCGAGACCGCGCGCGGCCTGTGGATCCGCCGCGCGTTGACCGCGCTGCAGTTCGGCGTCGCCATGGGCCTGACCGCCACCACCCTCGCCGTGGCCTGGCAGACGCGCTACGCCAGCACGCTCGATCCCGGCTTCGATACCGCGCCGCTGCTGATGTTCCCCGCCGCGAACAACATGCGCGATGCGCGCACGCGCGCCTTCCGCGACGCGGTCGCGCGCCTGCCGGGCGTCGCGGGCGTGGCGGTCTCGCACCTGCCGTTCAGCGTCGGCCACAACATCGTCACGCTGCGCCGCGCCGGCGGCACGGCCACCGACATCAACCTGTACGCGGTCGGTCCCGAATTCTTCGACGTCTATGGTGTGAAGCCGGTGGCCGGACGCTTGTACTCGCCCGCGCTCGACAAGTTCGGCGACGAGGACCGCGTGGTGATCAATGCCGCGGCGGCGCGCCAGCTCGGTTTCCCCTCGCCGCGCAGTGCGGTCGGGCAGATGTTGACCAACACCGCTGGCAGCGACAAGCCGAAGCAGATCGTGGGCGTGGCGCCCGACCTGCGCCAGCGTTCGGCGCGCGACGGCCAGCAGCCGAGCGTATTCTTCCTGAACGACCGCGTGGGCGGGTTCACGGTACGCTGCAGCGGTGACGTCGACACGGTCAGGCGCGCCATCCTGGCCCTGTGGCCGCGCTACTTCCCCAACGAGGACCTGGACGTCGTCCGCATGTCGAGCCTGATCTCCGACATCTTCTACGCCGACGACCTGCGCCTGGCCAGGCTGCTGGCAGCCGCCAGTGCGATCGCGACGGCGATCGCCGCCTTCGGCATCTATGTGCTGGCCGCCTACAGCGTGCGCCGGCGCGAAAAGGAAATCGTGCTGCGCAAGCTGTACGGTGCCGGCGGCGCGGCCATCGCGCAGCTGGTGGCGCGCGAGTTCGCCGCGCTGGTCGGCGCCGGCGGCCTGCTCGGGCTGCCGTTCGCGTGGCTGGCGATCCAGCGCTGGCTGGGCGCGTTCGCCGAGCGTGCACCGATCGGCGCCTGGACGCTCGCCGCCGCCGTGCTGGTGGCCGGTGCGGTGGCGCTGGTGTCCACGCTGCGCCACGGCCTGGCGGCGGTACGCATCCGCCCCGCTGCTGCGCTGCGGGAGTGA
- a CDS encoding ABC transporter ATP-binding protein, with the protein MLRLSGVSKVHTAGEVRTTALDRIELEIAAGEYVAITGPSGCGKSTLLSVLGLLDVPTSGEYWFEGRNVAGWSEARLNALRCGKIGFIFQSFNLIEELSVFENVELALEYTGTPAAERRRRVRDMLDRLGVAHRAGHRPSQLSGGQQQRVAIARALVAGPALLLADEPTGNLDTAHGDEVMRLLRAINAEGTTVVMVTHSPAHAAQASRTLRLLDGRIVVDALLAA; encoded by the coding sequence ATGCTCAGACTATCAGGCGTCAGCAAGGTCCACACGGCGGGGGAGGTCCGCACCACGGCCCTCGACCGCATCGAGCTCGAGATCGCCGCCGGGGAATACGTGGCCATCACGGGGCCGTCCGGCTGCGGCAAATCGACGCTGCTGTCGGTCCTCGGCCTGCTCGACGTGCCGACCTCCGGCGAGTACTGGTTCGAGGGCCGCAACGTGGCCGGCTGGAGCGAGGCCAGGCTGAACGCGCTACGCTGCGGGAAGATCGGCTTCATCTTCCAGAGCTTCAACCTGATCGAGGAGCTGAGCGTGTTCGAGAACGTCGAACTCGCGCTCGAATACACCGGCACGCCCGCGGCCGAGCGCCGGCGCCGCGTGCGCGACATGCTCGACCGGCTGGGCGTGGCGCACCGTGCCGGGCACCGGCCGTCGCAGCTCTCGGGCGGCCAGCAGCAGCGCGTGGCGATCGCGCGCGCCCTGGTCGCCGGCCCCGCGCTGCTGCTCGCGGACGAACCGACCGGCAACCTCGACACGGCGCACGGCGACGAGGTCATGCGCCTGCTGCGCGCCATCAACGCCGAGGGGACGACCGTCGTCATGGTCACGCACTCGCCCGCGCACGCGGCGCAGGCCTCGCGCACCTTGCGCCTGCTCGACGGCCGCATTGTCGTCGACGCATTGCTGGCGGCGTGA
- a CDS encoding efflux RND transporter periplasmic adaptor subunit, with protein sequence MTTPSPHLITGAAMDVRVPVRRGRLAVRAGALLAAVALAAFAAWQALPHGLQVAARDVRVARVAPGVFRDEIVVRASAEPLRAVVLDSVESGRVEEVVAHDGQHVAKGDLLFRLSNPQRNLELLARQTEYAQQISNLANLRVAQEASRTDHRRRLADLEFALEQARKQHARNAGLAARGFLSTAALEDSADKLAQQRRLLDDERRSDATEEQVRRRVLQQIEGVIAGLQAGLKLVNATVDALAVRAPAAGVLTDFRLLVGETVRPDQRIGRIDDPQRFKLSAQVDEFYLSRVAAGRPGQVVQDGRAYPLRVATIYPQIKDGRFTVELVFTGGQPPVISPGQGLDVRLTLGEPARALLLPQGTFANDGGGAWVFVVTPDGRHAGRRTVRLGRRNDTQVEVLSGLAAGEDVIVSGYTAFGKAERLELTK encoded by the coding sequence ATGACCACGCCTTCTCCCCACCTCATCACCGGTGCCGCCATGGACGTGCGCGTGCCCGTCCGGCGCGGCCGGCTGGCCGTGCGCGCCGGCGCGCTGCTGGCCGCCGTCGCGCTGGCGGCCTTCGCCGCGTGGCAGGCCTTGCCGCACGGTCTGCAAGTGGCGGCGCGCGACGTGCGCGTCGCCCGCGTGGCGCCGGGCGTGTTCCGCGACGAGATCGTCGTGCGCGCCAGCGCCGAGCCGCTGCGCGCCGTCGTGCTGGACTCGGTCGAATCGGGCCGCGTCGAGGAAGTGGTCGCGCACGACGGCCAGCACGTGGCGAAGGGCGACCTGCTGTTCCGCCTGTCGAACCCGCAGCGCAACCTGGAACTGCTGGCGCGCCAGACCGAATACGCGCAGCAGATCTCGAACCTCGCCAACCTGCGCGTGGCCCAGGAGGCCAGCCGGACCGACCACCGGCGCCGGCTGGCGGACCTCGAATTCGCGCTGGAGCAGGCCCGCAAGCAACACGCACGCAACGCCGGCCTGGCGGCGCGCGGCTTCCTGTCGACGGCCGCGCTGGAGGATTCCGCCGACAAGTTGGCGCAGCAGCGCCGCCTCCTGGACGACGAACGACGTAGCGACGCCACCGAGGAACAGGTGCGCCGGCGCGTGCTGCAGCAGATCGAAGGCGTGATCGCGGGTCTGCAGGCGGGCCTGAAGCTCGTGAACGCGACCGTGGACGCGCTGGCCGTGCGCGCCCCGGCCGCCGGCGTGCTGACCGATTTCCGGCTGCTGGTGGGAGAAACGGTGCGCCCCGACCAGCGCATCGGCCGCATCGACGATCCGCAGCGCTTCAAGCTGTCCGCCCAGGTCGACGAGTTCTATCTCAGCCGCGTCGCTGCCGGACGGCCGGGCCAGGTGGTCCAGGACGGCCGCGCGTATCCGCTGCGCGTCGCGACGATCTACCCGCAGATCAAGGACGGGCGCTTCACCGTCGAACTGGTCTTCACGGGTGGCCAGCCGCCCGTGATCAGCCCGGGCCAGGGCCTGGACGTGCGCCTGACGCTGGGCGAGCCGGCCCGCGCCCTGCTGCTGCCCCAGGGGACCTTCGCCAACGACGGCGGCGGCGCCTGGGTCTTCGTCGTGACGCCGGACGGACGGCATGCCGGCCGGCGCACGGTGCGGCTCGGGCGCCGCAACGACACCCAGGTCGAGGTCCTGTCCGGCCTGGCCGCCGGCGAGGACGTCATCGTGTCCGGCTACACGGCGTTCGGCAAGGCCGAGCGGCTGGAATTGACGAAGTAA
- a CDS encoding sigma-54-dependent transcriptional regulator, giving the protein MVEPGTRLLILDDDRDVACAAQMLLRRRHGAVATLDDPACLDALLADGVPDVVLLDLNFTPGRIDGAEGLAVLDRLRTLARPPAVIALTAYADVPLAVEALKRGAVDFITKPWDNARLAAAVDAALARRAAANVPGASALMGESAPLRDVKAMIAGVAPTEANVMVLGENGVGKELVARAIHQASRCAAGTFLAVDMGALPEATFESELFGHRKGAFTDAKSDRAGRFQAARGGTLFLDEIGNMPLSAQSKLLTALERREVTPIGADRPEPVDVRIVSATNLAEDRLFDPAVFRADLLFRLNTIVVRVPPLRARRDDIPALLHHYLSLYEGQYQRPVRELAPAALERLCAWEWPGNVRALRHACERAVILGDGAEYRYEDFGLAPAAPAPSPVRGDAAGDFKLGALERDTIAAALDKARGNISLAARMLGVSRAALYRKLGKHGI; this is encoded by the coding sequence ATGGTTGAACCCGGCACCCGACTCCTGATCCTCGACGACGACCGCGACGTCGCCTGCGCCGCGCAGATGCTGCTGCGTCGCCGCCATGGCGCGGTCGCGACGCTCGACGACCCGGCGTGCCTGGATGCGCTGCTGGCGGACGGCGTGCCGGACGTCGTCCTGCTCGACCTGAATTTCACGCCGGGGCGCATCGACGGCGCCGAGGGACTCGCCGTGCTCGATCGCCTGCGCACCTTGGCGCGGCCGCCGGCCGTGATCGCGCTGACCGCATATGCCGACGTGCCGCTGGCCGTGGAAGCGCTGAAGCGCGGCGCCGTCGACTTCATCACCAAACCCTGGGACAACGCCCGCCTGGCCGCCGCCGTCGATGCCGCGCTGGCGCGGCGCGCGGCCGCGAACGTCCCGGGCGCCTCGGCCCTGATGGGCGAGTCGGCGCCGCTGCGCGACGTGAAGGCCATGATCGCCGGCGTGGCGCCCACCGAGGCCAACGTGATGGTGTTGGGCGAGAACGGCGTCGGTAAGGAACTGGTGGCGCGTGCCATCCACCAGGCGTCGCGCTGCGCGGCGGGCACGTTCCTCGCCGTGGACATGGGCGCGCTGCCCGAGGCGACCTTCGAGAGCGAGTTGTTCGGCCACCGCAAGGGCGCGTTCACCGACGCGAAGAGCGACCGCGCCGGGCGCTTCCAGGCCGCGCGCGGCGGCACGCTGTTCCTCGACGAGATCGGCAACATGCCGTTGTCCGCGCAGTCCAAGCTGCTGACCGCGCTCGAGCGCAGGGAAGTCACGCCGATCGGCGCCGACCGCCCCGAGCCGGTCGACGTGCGCATCGTCAGCGCAACCAATCTCGCGGAAGACCGCCTGTTCGATCCGGCGGTGTTTCGTGCGGACCTGCTGTTCCGCCTGAACACCATCGTGGTTCGCGTGCCGCCGCTGCGCGCGCGGCGCGACGACATTCCCGCGCTGCTGCACCACTACCTGTCGTTGTACGAGGGCCAGTATCAGCGCCCGGTGCGCGAGCTGGCGCCGGCCGCGCTGGAGCGCCTGTGCGCCTGGGAGTGGCCGGGCAACGTGCGCGCGCTGCGCCACGCGTGCGAACGCGCCGTGATCCTCGGCGACGGGGCCGAGTACCGCTACGAGGACTTCGGGCTCGCGCCCGCCGCGCCCGCGCCGTCGCCCGTGCGCGGGGACGCGGCAGGGGATTTCAAGCTCGGCGCGCTCGAACGCGACACCATCGCCGCGGCGCTCGACAAGGCCAGGGGCAACATCAGCCTCGCCGCGCGTATGCTGGGCGTCAGCCGCGCCGCGTTGTATCGCAAGCTGGGCAAGCATGGCATCTGA
- a CDS encoding sensor histidine kinase, whose protein sequence is MASEARLKAAALLAAAGLAALAFGAGRADDAPRVLVLCVLAAVVPALVLWRSLNALAALCRVPAAAPRAVLNIEQQSLVDNALALEARLEHAPVALFGIDGGAGAGSGRVVPLNANARKLLAPGRATDAAALCGQLAGRPHGDRTLLQFETERGTERALATVSMLTLHGRPQRLAALMPVESELEAEALNAWRQLVHVLTHEIMNSLTPVASLSRTARDLVEEARPALPADVAADLGTALDAIGRRADSLADFVASYRSLSNLPAARPERVLLTALFARLDALVGPAWRARGGDVEFSVEPASLELMADPGQLEQALINLLKNAFEATGAGGRARVGARLVRGARLRIEVDDDGPGVPDALAAHIFTPFFTTRKQGGGIGLAMVRQLVHGNGGTVRYARPVSRGARFVITF, encoded by the coding sequence ATGGCATCTGAAGCGCGCCTGAAGGCCGCGGCGCTGCTGGCGGCGGCCGGCCTGGCGGCGCTGGCCTTCGGCGCCGGCCGCGCGGACGATGCGCCGCGCGTCCTCGTGCTGTGCGTTCTGGCCGCCGTGGTGCCGGCGCTGGTCCTGTGGCGCAGCCTGAATGCGCTGGCCGCGCTGTGCCGGGTGCCTGCGGCCGCGCCGCGCGCCGTGCTGAACATCGAGCAGCAAAGCCTCGTCGACAATGCCCTGGCCCTGGAAGCGCGCCTGGAACACGCGCCTGTCGCGCTGTTCGGCATCGACGGCGGCGCCGGCGCCGGGAGCGGCCGCGTGGTGCCGCTGAACGCGAACGCGCGCAAGCTGCTCGCCCCGGGCCGCGCCACCGATGCCGCCGCCCTGTGCGGCCAGCTGGCCGGCCGGCCGCACGGCGACCGCACGCTGCTGCAGTTCGAGACCGAGCGCGGCACCGAGCGCGCGCTGGCGACGGTGTCCATGCTGACGCTGCACGGCCGCCCGCAGCGTCTCGCCGCGCTGATGCCGGTCGAGAGCGAGCTGGAAGCCGAGGCCCTGAACGCCTGGCGCCAGCTGGTGCACGTGCTTACGCACGAGATCATGAATTCGCTGACGCCGGTGGCGTCGCTGTCGCGCACCGCGCGCGACCTGGTCGAGGAAGCGCGTCCCGCGCTGCCGGCCGACGTGGCGGCGGACCTCGGCACGGCGCTCGATGCCATCGGCCGCCGTGCCGACAGCCTGGCCGATTTCGTCGCCAGCTACCGCAGCCTGTCGAACCTGCCGGCGGCGCGGCCCGAACGGGTGCTCCTCACCGCCCTGTTCGCGCGGCTGGATGCACTGGTCGGCCCGGCCTGGCGTGCGCGCGGCGGAGACGTCGAGTTCTCGGTCGAGCCGGCGTCGCTGGAGCTGATGGCCGACCCGGGACAGCTCGAGCAGGCCCTGATCAACCTGCTCAAGAACGCGTTCGAGGCCACGGGCGCGGGCGGCCGCGCGCGCGTCGGTGCCCGGCTGGTGCGCGGCGCGCGCCTGCGCATCGAGGTGGACGACGACGGGCCCGGCGTGCCGGACGCGCTGGCCGCGCACATCTTCACGCCGTTCTTCACGACGCGCAAACAGGGTGGCGGCATCGGCCTGGCGATGGTGCGTCAATTGGTACATGGCAATGGCGGCACGGTCCGCTACGCGCGCCCGGTGAGCCGCGGCGCACGCTTCGTCATCACGTTCTGA
- a CDS encoding HAF repeat/PEP-CTERM domain-containing protein — MSKRRCLFALLLPLFASAHAWADPLYTIDFLPTGFAPSALNDAGQIVGTYGGAAAILSGGTVTSLGNVLPDSYGRAINNHGDVAGTQYSPYSGSAFAWFGGTVVPVGANLSSGMYPYSNATGINDAGMVAGNAQPVAGEAQRGFLYDSGGIHLIGTFGGDWSYAAAINASGAVTGTATLVPTQNPTDPDRHAYIYQGGTMHDLGTLGGLRSEAYDINDAGLAVGWSETNVDPDNAALSRPFVYRDGHLVDLGSLGGYWGYARALNNAGVIVGASDIVTDVGWGYHAFIYKDGHMVDLNTLVTGTNGWEIIDATDINDAGQILGRACRLGTCTDVRLDLVAAVPEPGSWALLSAGLVLLAWRARRRTKRAPVLGLLLAFAAPAVLAEPLYSATFLPANFTAYGIGNDGSVVGSGTNADGQGRAFVWQAGTTTFLPTLGGPSAYATATNNGVVVGASQSGDVTRGFIYRNGSIQGIGTLNGGDSVAYGINASGRVVGDSTDASGNTRAFLYSGGTLTDLGTLGGTDARARGINDAGMIVGGSQPGPGFPNDGAHAFLYHDGTMQDLGTLGGGFSWAEAINDAGQIAGYSLTSGNAAWHPFLYSGGAMHDLGSFGGEYSEAHAINAAGVVVGYSSFVDYGFSHAFVYAGGSLIDLNTVTGGLGIQVLTDAVGINDAGQIVTNSCNDFGYCAPVLLTPVPEPSTALLLLAGGPVLLWRGRRARR; from the coding sequence ATGTCGAAACGCCGTTGCCTGTTCGCCTTGTTGTTGCCCTTGTTCGCCAGCGCGCATGCGTGGGCCGATCCGCTGTACACCATCGATTTCCTGCCGACCGGCTTCGCGCCGTCGGCGCTCAATGACGCCGGCCAGATCGTCGGCACGTACGGCGGCGCGGCCGCCATCCTGTCCGGCGGCACCGTCACGAGCCTGGGCAATGTTTTGCCGGACAGCTACGGCCGCGCGATCAACAACCACGGCGATGTCGCGGGCACGCAGTACAGTCCGTACAGCGGCAGCGCCTTCGCCTGGTTCGGCGGCACCGTGGTGCCGGTCGGGGCGAACCTGTCGTCCGGCATGTATCCGTATTCGAACGCGACCGGCATCAACGACGCCGGCATGGTCGCCGGCAACGCTCAACCTGTCGCAGGCGAGGCGCAGCGCGGCTTCCTGTACGACAGCGGCGGCATCCACCTGATCGGCACGTTCGGCGGCGACTGGAGCTATGCCGCGGCCATCAACGCGTCCGGCGCGGTGACGGGCACGGCCACACTCGTCCCCACGCAAAACCCGACCGATCCCGACCGCCACGCCTACATCTACCAGGGCGGCACGATGCACGACCTCGGCACGCTGGGCGGCCTGCGCAGCGAAGCCTACGACATCAACGACGCCGGACTCGCGGTGGGCTGGTCGGAGACGAACGTCGACCCGGACAACGCTGCGCTGTCGCGGCCCTTCGTGTACCGCGACGGCCACCTGGTCGACCTCGGCTCGCTGGGCGGGTACTGGGGCTATGCGCGGGCGCTGAACAATGCCGGCGTCATCGTCGGCGCGTCGGACATCGTCACCGACGTCGGCTGGGGCTACCACGCGTTCATCTACAAGGACGGGCACATGGTCGACCTGAACACGCTCGTGACGGGGACGAACGGCTGGGAGATCATCGACGCCACCGACATCAACGACGCCGGCCAGATCCTGGGCCGCGCATGCCGCCTGGGCACGTGCACGGACGTGCGCCTGGATCTCGTGGCGGCCGTGCCGGAGCCGGGCAGCTGGGCGTTGCTGTCCGCCGGGCTGGTGCTGCTGGCCTGGCGTGCGCGCCGCCGCACGAAGCGTGCGCCGGTCCTCGGCCTGCTCCTGGCGTTCGCCGCGCCGGCCGTGCTGGCCGAGCCGCTGTACAGCGCGACCTTCCTTCCCGCTAACTTCACGGCCTACGGCATCGGCAACGACGGCAGCGTCGTCGGCAGCGGCACCAATGCGGACGGCCAGGGCCGCGCCTTCGTCTGGCAGGCCGGCACGACGACCTTCCTGCCGACGCTGGGCGGCCCGTCCGCCTACGCGACCGCCACCAACAACGGCGTCGTGGTCGGCGCCTCGCAGTCCGGCGACGTCACGCGCGGCTTCATCTATCGGAACGGCAGCATCCAGGGCATCGGCACGCTGAACGGCGGCGACAGCGTCGCCTACGGCATCAACGCGAGCGGCCGGGTCGTGGGCGATTCCACGGATGCGTCCGGCAACACCCGCGCGTTCCTGTACAGCGGCGGCACGTTGACGGACCTCGGCACCCTGGGCGGGACGGACGCCCGGGCGCGCGGCATCAACGATGCCGGCATGATCGTCGGCGGCTCCCAGCCGGGCCCGGGCTTTCCGAACGACGGTGCGCACGCCTTCCTGTACCACGACGGCACCATGCAGGACCTCGGCACGCTGGGCGGCGGTTTCAGCTGGGCCGAGGCGATCAACGATGCGGGCCAGATCGCCGGCTACAGCCTGACGAGCGGCAATGCCGCCTGGCATCCGTTCTTGTATAGCGGCGGCGCGATGCACGACCTCGGCTCCTTCGGGGGCGAGTACAGCGAAGCGCACGCCATCAATGCGGCCGGTGTCGTGGTCGGTTACTCGAGCTTCGTCGACTACGGCTTTTCGCACGCTTTCGTGTACGCCGGCGGCAGCCTGATCGACTTGAACACCGTCACGGGCGGCCTCGGCATCCAGGTGCTGACGGACGCCGTCGGCATCAACGACGCCGGCCAGATCGTCACCAACAGCTGCAACGACTTCGGCTATTGCGCGCCGGTGCTGCTCACACCGGTCCCCGAACCGTCGACGGCCCTGCTGCTGCTCGCGGGCGGCCCGGTATTGCTGTGGCGCGGCAGGCGGGCGCGGCGCTGA